The region tataagttttttatattacctaagAATTTATATGATTGAACATGTGCAATTGAAAATCAcatatttttatgtgaaaaaaataaatagtggataaaaatataaaaattgagtAAATCAGACATAAAAACTATTCAGTTTGTTGTAAATGATAATATACAATTAAAACATAACCGTACAAATGTttatgaaaagagaaaaaaaattgagatgtgAGTGAGTCTCgtgtatatttaataaaatgaattttaaatgacataaattaattttttttcccatcCTTACTTAGTATTTTCATTGAAGAAGACAGCAACAGTTACCTAACAAGCAATACTACtcttttattacaattttccaAATGAACCATTTCTTCATATGTGATTGGCTATTCCAAATAAATAAGTGACTCCATTACTTTCTCCAATATAAATTTGGATGGTCAAATGTTGGGGCAACATCTACTTGGGTCATTGTAAATCAACACTGAAACTTATAATTACTTTAGacacaaaaaataaagtatGGAAGACATATATTGAAGTAAGCTTAGAGCTTATGAGAAGACAATTATAAATAACacctttctttttaattttcattctgTATGTTTGACAAATATATATCTCAATGGTCCTGTGTTTGAGGTGGAACTTCAGATTTACGTTCCTCGTAAGGGTGACTTTTCAAGCTTTGGGGAATAATATAACACGTGTAATTTTATCATCAGCAACCGTTCATACAGCTACTTCACACCAATGCAGGAAGGAGATTTGGCAACGATTAATTTTGTCACTTTGCACCGATTTCAGAACTAAAGCATATTAGGACGAGATTAAATGGGTcaacttttggcctcgggtatgaaccaaagtaaaaatcCCACATTCTGCCTTAGTTCTTatgagaaccgaagccatatggtGTGATACCTAGGTTCTTCCACCACCTTCAAACCACCATGGAAGCCACCGTCCATCTTCGATTCACCGAAAACCACCACACCACTAGGAACCTCCGCCACTCGCACCTTCACGCATCAATGAGTCCACTATCGTCTCCCAATAGTCACCGAAGACAAAACCACCAACGTTCACCACAAATTTGCGCCATGAACAACAACATTGTGGATTGTAGCAGTGTTCACGAGGAAGGAGACCCAACGATACGACGTGGCGGTGCGAGGTAGACAAAGTAGCAGTTCTATGGTGGCGTGAGTGGCTGGAGCGCTGCAGTAGTAGGCACGAGGTGCGACAAGAGAAATCGCAGGcacgaggaagaagaagaagaagagaaaaaaagggaTTCACATTTTTGAACCCTAACAAAACTTATGGCCTCAGTTCAATTTTTAACTAAGGCAAAAAACCTTTTTTGACACTTATTCAATTTCACCAAACATCAACCTAgtggcaattttgaaaatttggccaacttttttgcctcggttcaacttttaaccgaggcagaaaCCCCTTTTTGGCACCAGTTCAATTTCACCCGAAGTCAAATATCACCCtagtgacatttttgaaatactGATAAACTTTTTGGCACCGATTTTCTTATAACTGAAGCAAAAAGGCGTTTTTTGTTTCGAATATATTCTAAATCGAAGCATGAaactttgaaaaaattacaaaagtgtcaTCATGCTATTTTATGCTTCGATCAAACCACAACCAAGATCTATAACacgagttatatatatatatatatatatatatatatatatatatatatatatatatatatatatatatatatatataaaactggTGGTTCAAGTATATTTTATCATTCTTTCTTCTAACTTAGATCATTGAAGCTCTCACAACGATGACATTGCTTTTTAAgtaaatattgtaattaaaatGAATTCACTATTTTGAAAGTTAAATCTATAATCCATCTGCAATCAAAGGACACTTACATACATAATCTAAGGTCACGTCTTATAGCTTTTTATGAATCCAAAATTAACACATGTGTACCTAACCTCAAAATTCTTTCAGATAGAGGAAGTTATCCCTTTCAGTAAAATGAACAGTTTAGTGCCTGAGGAaagaataaataacaaaaaactcACACTACCTCATagattttgactttttttttttttaagaaaggGGAGGATTATAGTATTTAGACTTCTATTTATATAGGTTTAGAGACCAGCATCATGCATGTCATAACATATCTTAAAATTGATCATGAAATTGAATGAAGAGAGGGAAGAATGATTTTGTGGAAAAGTTACTACTTTTGGAGCATCATAACTGGGCATTGAAAAGGGGTTTTATCTTACACAAGCCTCATTTATTTAGGGTTAGATTCCTGGATGTATATGAAACTAATTAAACTaagtttccaaaaaaaaaatatatatctctCAGTTATTAACTCATAACTCTGCTACTATACTTGATTTAACAGAGATCAAGTTAACCTTTGTGCAAAGTGGAACTTATTTGTGATTAGTCAGTAAAGGATATCAACGTTCATTTGTACTTAAAACAGAAACAGAGCAATACTCTGTTGTAATTGTATTCTCAAAAGATTGGTAAAGTAGATTCACGTCCACATGAAAAACCcaattgaaaaggaaaaaggtTTTTTTACAATACTATAACTCTTTACaggaataaaattaacaaaaataaacttttgtatttttaaagaaaaagaaaacgtaGAAGCCAGTGAAAGATAATATAAATGGATAAATAGATGTAAAAAAGTTTGTAGGTTCAAAATACTATTCtctatttcaaaagaaaaacgttttgaaaagaatttattGTTTCAGTTTCTATTTGCTTGCATACATTGAATTATCAAAATAAGTTTCTAAAACAGTGTTTATGCCTGATAAAATTAGACGATCAAAAAGTGTAATTCAGAGgtataaagtatttttttgaaaatgtagttattgtaaaagatattttcaattggatctaattaaaaaaaaagagtatttatgtcaaaaatgtttttttgaatataattttatcttttcaaaaattaaatgtgatgaaaaaaaaacgagattaattaataatgattcatttttgtaataaaaataattctaacccaaatttatataataataataataataatatcttggGAGAAGGTCGTCAATTACGATTGTTAACCTagccagaaaaaaaaataaaagaaaacttgagtttgatattttgtttacaTCTGAAGAAAATTCAGGATACCTTCTAATTTGATCATTGACTGGTTAAAACGTAGATAATGGATCGAATCGAATCCGTAAGTTAGGAACTTTTGacagaatttattttatttataatgaagaagTAGCTGTATAATTATCACGGTGTTAATGAAATCGGAAATAGTTAATAACGATTTGACTTGGTCGGGAAAAAGCCAAGAGTGTGGCCCTTCTTTCTCGGGTTCTTTCCAGCTGGAGAGAAATTTTCATATCTTTCAACTTTTTCACACATCAAAATGTAGACATTATTGGATCTTTTCGAATTCTGTGACCGAGGAATCTCCCATTAAAACGTAAGATAGGTACTTAGCTCTTTCCTATGTTTGCAAATGCATTGAAACTAAACATGTTCCGCAGACTCACTCTCTTCTTTCTGTTCTCTGCAACACTTCTTCTTCCAACTGCATGTCATGTGAACTGCAACGCTTCGTCTATGCTTCTGGGTAAGTACACATATATCAGAAGAAATTAATCGTACATTGATAGACATaggtttttcttttccttgatTCAACTAGACTAAATTAAAAGCATGTTATGGATGGTACTGGTTGCAGGTCAAAACCATTCAAAAATCGTAAACAAAGTTGGTGATGTCTTCACGGGGTGTGATGATAGAAAAAGTGAGTACCTTTATATATTTTACGCAATTTTAATTATGCATCTTCAGTGTTTATTCTTTTCTAAATACATAAAGTATACACATTTTACCTCTATAATATGGTCAAAGAAAGGGTCATGTAGTAATGTTAATGAGTCCCAGCCGACAACTGAACAGAGTGTTGATTCATTGTTTCACaaaattttctatatatataagatTGAGAAGTGGAATATTTCTCTAAAGTTAGTGAAGGTGCAGAACAAAAAGTAGAATTAAGTAATGAAGGCAGGGTGAAAGAGGGAGGAGAGTCGTGAAGAAAATAGCGTGGGTATGGTAGAAGAGGTCACAAACAattaaattgattcaatttaaataagagtaaactatatttaacttttttagaGATAGTTAAATGAGTAAACAGTGTATgcataagtaatttttttttttttcatttgttctaATAGCTAACGacaatgtataaattaaattaacagaGAGAAGAGCAacattttaagaatttaataaaataatatggaatttaaatatttcttaaaatagtcatatatatgttttgttctttaaataataaattttaaaatgaagttgaaaagtataaaaaatacttaatgtaaaaaatattacaagaccagaaaattaaaattaaaactaaaattcttttaaattttacccATAAAAAGtgtgtttaaatttattaatagatATGACTGTTGATGATAAACAGATTACAGCAGCAGCAGGTTCATGGGTAATAATTCTGCCTACGTGGCACGCATACTTAATGACGTGTCACAACATGTTAGTATTAATAGCACTACTACTACTACCACCGTGGGTAAGTATTCGTCCTTTCATATTCattgtattatattaatatttagtcaaaaatacattatattaatattaatatttaacgATGTCTTTGTAAACGACGTTGGTGCAAGTATTTacactttaaaaattaacaaatttctcaaaattatcTTTAAGCATTTAAGCTtatcaattattaatttatcaactactaatcaaaagaacaaaactCTATATGCTTTTGATAGCGAATTTGTGAATTTAAGTTTTTCTCTCGTTTTagtttttgataaaaatttatGTAAGATTATATTTGACACATTACTTTAATTAGTTCGTAACCTTTTTATTAGCCAAAAGAGTATTTAACCTATTACTAGTAGTCATGTTTGataaacaatttttcttttgactagtttataatataggttaaaatactcctttcatccatgtttttgttgaaaaatctcaaataggtcctaagattttttttagtctcaattaggtccatatttttgaaaatgtgtaacaattagcccattccgttagtatgatgttaacggtgttaaggatatgccacgtgtcagctccacatttttttcatttttttttaaattttttttaatttttttttaaaatttttttattttctttttgaaaattattcatgccacgtgtcacgtcaatattgtgccacgtgtcacgtcagtaagatgacacgtgtcaaattattgtctgaatctcaaattggtccatatatttgttatttttattacatttcagtccatttttttaaaattttttaaatatatttattttaaccttttacaaaattgttttaaaattttatatttaaatttataaaattgttatttttaaaccaactctaacatttgtatataaattatttaaaacaattttgtaacaagttaaaataaatattttaaaattttaaaacaaaatataaaataaacttaatattattaaaattgtttaataaagttatcattataaaatttatataaaagttaaatttgatctcaatttggagaagatgaaattgaaaattaaaaaaaaatggactaaaatataattaaaataacaaatatatggaccaaattgagattcaaacaatgacttgacacgtgtcaccttactgacttgacacgtggcacaatattgatgtgacacgtgacatgaataatttaaaaaaaattaattaaaaaaaatttaaaaaatttaaaaaatttaaaaaaaatttaaaaaaaattaaaaaaatttaaaaattcaaaattcaaaattcaaaaaaatgaggagctgacacgtggcatgtccTTACCACCGTTAACATCATACTAACGGGAtgagcctaattgttacacattttcaaaaatatggacctaattgagactaaaaaaaaatcttaggacttatttgagatttttcaacaaaaatatggaccaaggaagtattttaacctataatatatttttagaattaccctaaaaatgatattttaaaacagTAACTTTCAACCGaacagaaataaaataaattgggTAACTTTATAAGAGGAAATCAATGAATAATCTGAGTAGTTAAACTATcatctttccttttatttttgttgttgtctattctaaatatatatttatatgtatatctTCAACAATTATTTGTTGAAGAAAATGATATAAgtgtattaattaataattttgaaacatAAACTGCTGAATAGTTTGCAACAATACAAGTTGTGTTACCAACGAAACAACACACACATCATCGTCACCGTCGCCAGTGCGGTTTTCATCACCGCCGCCGCCGCAGTTTTCATCACCACCGCCGCCACTGCGGTTTTCATCACCACCACCGCCACTGCGGTTTTCATCACCACCACCGCCACGTTCACGGCGATCACCACCAATTTCATTATCACCGGCACCAGCATTAGCACCAACGTTTTCTGGTGGTTCAGGTATATTTTATCATTCATTCTTCTAACTTAGATCATTGACTTACAACGATGACATTGCCTTTTAAgtaaatattgtattaaaatgaATTCCTTCGATAGTGGAGGAAAGAAAGGTATTTTtctaaatgaatttgaaatattttataaaaaattaggttcatttcattaataaaatttaaaaagttaagatagtagttgaataaattaaaattggactatttaaattttattaaaaaaataagaatgacTTTTCTTttgtacttttaaattttatgtgatTGGGATTTGTACTTTTTTGTTAACTCAATTTTTATTGGAATTAATGTTATCAATTTGACTAACTAAAAATGAAACATTATCAGTTTAGTCGGagtatcataatttttatttttttttataaatgttagtaaaaatttcacttaaattaagtccatcatatttatttttttagtttcactgcttattttatttttattttttactgtcACTGCTTATTGTCGCAGATTATACATATAACACAAATAACCACCGGGGCACAAggataattataattattattatcataggTAATAGATCCACTATCCTTTTATAtctttcatttgttttatttaaccCCAACAAAATGGGTTTATGTCTTCATTATAATGAAAAGTCCAAAAAGGAAAGGTGAGCAATGAAAAAGATGGAGATCCAAGGAGAAGGTAAAATCGTCCAAAAATCATAACAATCCCAAAAggtcttcaaaatatatttttctcgtTAGAATTACCAAAAAACTCTAGAAGAAGTAAGAAGAAATAGCCAGAAAAAGCAACCAGAAGAAGTAACAAGAAGAAAGAATAAACaagttaaaattgttaaatCGAAAGTATTATCtagatatttgataaattatcaaccaactatatttgtcaaatagttttaaaaataattatatatcttcaaatatttttagatattcatAACCAGTATAAAGACAAATGAtgtttatgattattttaaagatatttgagaaaTTTCAGCAACCGAAAATATAAAGTTCAAGTTCAATCAAATCTTATATAAAGACACATAGGGGAAACATAAAAAACAAGTGAAACTTCAGAGTTTAGGAACTCTTAGAGAGACCTAATTTCGTCCTCTCTCTTCaccttctcttttttattttgatgttatttttattccatGGAGGGTTAAGCTTTTAAAGTTGGTTTCATTATAATCTTATTTTGTATTCtgaagttaaattaaaatagtttccttgttcttttgattattattgtgGTTTTCATTTATTGGTCATTTTCTTCTTAATCAAatagaaaatattgattttaaatctatatacatgctaatcatatgagttgtaggatttttaaattcaaatgagagtttacttagattttatttaaaaactttcatgtaATTAGAaaagtttttatcaataattgaaACTTTATTATGATTAAAGGTAGTTTCTTTAACTAAAACTAATCAAGATTTTACTATATCTAATTATGTCCATTCCTTTGTTttctcaacaaataaaaaacttaattattcaAAGTAAaatcttgactaattttaactaaagtgattacctttaatcaaagtaaagtctcaattattgataaaaatttatttaatcacatgaaagtttctaaataaaattaaagtaaagtgtcaattaattttaactcatatgattaacatgcatatagatttaaaatcattattttctatttgattaagaagcaaaagacatagataagtgaaaaccacaacaataataaaaagaataagaaaattattttaatttaatctcataATTTACGATGAAATTATAGTGGAACCAACCTTAAAAGCTTAGTCCTCcatggaatcaaaataaaagaagagtgTGGACAAAGAGGACGAACTTAGGCCTCCTTAAGGGTTTCTAAACCCTAAAGTTtcgagctttttttttttctgctttccctttatctttatataggacttgatTGGACttgaaatttatctttaaaaatatctttaaatttctaaaatatcttttaaataatcataagtatcatttatctttatagtagttatgaatatctaaaaatacttgaagaaatatagtcatttttaaaactatttgacaaatatagttggttgataatttctgatataattaaataaattaatcacttaaagatatatgataaattatcaccattaGTATTTGCACTAATTTTCCAAATTAACTATTTGCAATCTCCTCTagttatcttttaaataatgttaatttcatataaaagatgagcatgttataaaaatatatctatgGTTTCTTAATATCCTATATTTCTTAACAGGTGTTGTAAGTGCGGTAATTGGAGTATTTTTCTTCATACTATGTTGTCTTAGACGTAAGTCTTTAACTCGAccaatcaaattttgttttaccaCAAACAATGATTCAAATGTTCAAGAATTTTTAAGAAATCATGGAGCTATAGCACAAAAAAGATACAAATTTTCAGAAGTGCAGAAAATGACTAATTCATTCAAAGTTAAAATTGGTCAAGGTGGTTTTGGTACAGTATACGAAGGTAAGCTGCTCACAGGTATCCCGGTGGCTGTAAAATTATTGAATGCATCCAAAAGAAATGATGAAGAGTTTATCAATGAGGTTGTCAGCATCAGTAAAACATCTCATGTTAATATTGTCACACTTCTTGGATTTTGTTTGGAAGGCTCCAAAAAGGCTCTCATATATGAGTTTATGGCTAATGGTTCCTTGGATAAGTTTATCTACAAAAGAGAGCAAGAACCAGAAACAATTACATCTTTGACCTGGGAGGATTTATATCAAATTGCAATAGGAATAGCTCGAGGGTTGGAGTACTTGCACAGGGGCTGCAGTACTAAAATTCTACATTTTGACATAAAGCCGCATAATATTCTTTTGGATGAGAATTTTTGTCCTAAAATATCAGATTTTGGACTAGCAAAGTTGTGTCCCAGGAATGAAAGCATTATTTCTATTTCTGGTACAAGAGGAACAATGGGATATTTAGCTCCTGAAATGACCAATAGACATTTTGGTGGAATTTCACAAAAGTCTGATGTGTATAGTTATGGAATGATGCTACTAGAGATGGTAGGAGGAAGGAGGAACATTAATCCTAAAGCTGATCATACAAGTGAGATATACTTCCCACATTTTGCATACAGAAGACTTGATGTGGATAATGATGTGAGACCATATGAAGTGATGAATGCAGAAGAAGATGAGATTGCAAAGAGAATGAGTGTAGTGGGCTTATGGTGCATTCAATCACTTCCAAATGATAGACCTACAATGAGCAGAGTTGTAGACATGTTGGAAGGTAACGTAAATTCCTTGGAAATGCCTCCAAAACCTTTGTTTTCCTCTCCTACTAGATCAGAAACATAATGAAGTTAATATAATTGTATTTGTGTAAAATCTTTCTAGTTATATTCTAAAAAGGATCACTCAACACATTTGTTTAGTATacttttatgtgtttgttaaaTTGCCACTAATTAATTGTTGAAGCTAGATCAATTGTGCATAATAGCTTTCTTGTGACAAGCTAAATTGGAGGGgatatatgataaattgataTGAGAATTATTTCttcaactatttttcttttcctctaatcaattttatttatcttgatgaattttatttatcctagttatttttcttcataatcAATAGCTTTTCCCTATGTGAATTTCAAATGTATGTGATGTGagagttttaaataataatatttgaaacaaataaaaaaagaatgtaaaatatttaatttagaaaaaagaagttgactcaataaaaaaattaataactctTATAAACATGGTTTAAATactcttttaatttattcaaaaaatcaaCTTCTTATATCTACTTTTAAAATGGTTGAATTTAacctatttatttttgtttaaaggaTTACTATTATCATTTCCCCTAAATCAAGTTGGTGGAACCTTTCTATGTCACGGTTAAAAACTGtaactaaataattataacaactAAACGGTCACcttacaattaattaaatttcaacaaCATATAcggaataattataattaataatcattaaaatttaattatctattttcaCTTTAACATTCTTACACGAacactaattttattattattattattattattattataatatattgtgacatcccattttaaatagaaaaattctactaaataaaacatcacataaatataatgtaaattagAACACGAGATGTATAGTATAAAGGATTTTACAGTCATCCATAATATACTGAAGGGGAAGCCAAAAACACTA is a window of Vigna unguiculata cultivar IT97K-499-35 chromosome 4, ASM411807v1, whole genome shotgun sequence DNA encoding:
- the LOC114181924 gene encoding LEAF RUST 10 DISEASE-RESISTANCE LOCUS RECEPTOR-LIKE PROTEIN KINASE-like 2.5, whose translation is MFANALKLNMFRRLTLFFLFSATLLLPTACHVNCNASSMLLGQNHSKIVNKVGDVFTGCDDRKNYSSSRFMGNNSAYVARILNDVSQHVSINSTTTTTTVVCNNTSCVTNETTHTSSSPSPVRFSSPPPPQFSSPPPPLRFSSPPPPLRFSSPPPPRSRRSPPISLSPAPALAPTFSGGSDYTYNTNNHRGTRIIIIIIIIGVVSAVIGVFFFILCCLRRKSLTRPIKFCFTTNNDSNVQEFLRNHGAIAQKRYKFSEVQKMTNSFKVKIGQGGFGTVYEGKLLTGIPVAVKLLNASKRNDEEFINEVVSISKTSHVNIVTLLGFCLEGSKKALIYEFMANGSLDKFIYKREQEPETITSLTWEDLYQIAIGIARGLEYLHRGCSTKILHFDIKPHNILLDENFCPKISDFGLAKLCPRNESIISISGTRGTMGYLAPEMTNRHFGGISQKSDVYSYGMMLLEMVGGRRNINPKADHTSEIYFPHFAYRRLDVDNDVRPYEVMNAEEDEIAKRMSVVGLWCIQSLPNDRPTMSRVVDMLEGNVNSLEMPPKPLFSSPTRSET